Genomic DNA from Paenibacillus borealis:
GATGAACTGAATGTGTCCTTTCATACTATTGTCCGGCATTCCGGAGGGAACAACAAGCAGCGGCCGCTGGTACTTTCTACGCTCACTGCTGCCCCTACCCAGGCCAGACTGGATGCATTAGCCGCAACCATCACGAAATTAAAAGACGATCGGCTGATAGCAACGTTCCACTACTATGGTTATTATGCGTTCAGTGTGAACCTTGGCGGTTCGACCACGTTCGATACCACGGCCAGGGAGGATCTGATTCAGGCGTTCGACCGGGCATATGAGACCTTCACAGCCAAAGGCATTCCCGTAATCGTCGGGGAATTCGGCCTGCTCGGGTTCGATAAATCGTTGAGTACGGTCCAGCATGGCGAGATTCTGAAGTTTTTTGAATACGTTACCTACTATGCCCATGAGAAAAAAATGCCGCTGATGTTATGGGACAACGGGCAGCATTTCGACCGGCGCACATTCAAGTGGATAGACGAGGAGCTTCATCAGGTGATGAAGCAGGGCTGGAAAGGCCGTTCCTCCAATGCGGAGACGGATTCGGTCTATATTCTAAAGGATGCGGAAATCAAGGATACCGCCATTCCGCTGAATTTGAACGGAAACACGTTCACGGCGCTGCTTAATCAGGAACAGGTGCTTGTAAAAGGAACGGATTACGAGCTTGACGGAGATCATCTCATCCTCAAAGCTGCGCTGCTGCAGAAGCTTGTTACACAGAAGTACGGAATTAATGCAGTGCTGACTGCCAGATTCAGCGCGGGTGCTGACTGGAGAATGGACATTATTTATTACGATACGCCGAGTATGATCAGTGCGCAGGCTCCGGAGGGGATATACACGATCCCGGTCTGGTTTAACGGGGACAGCCTGGCAACGCTGGAAGCCGTCTATACGGCTGGCGGCAATGCCGGACCTAATGACTGGACGCCCTTCAAGGAGTACTACAAAGCCTTCTATCCGGACTATACCACCGGAGAGATCAAATTCACGGATGAATTCTGGAAGGAAGTCAAGGATGGGGAAGTGCAGCTGAAGCTGCATTTCCGCAGCGGTGCAGTCATCCCGTATACGATCACCAAGACAGGCACTCAAATTGCCGGAGTCTCCGTGGAGGATGCAGAAAAGGCGGCAGCGCTGGCTGCGGAAGAAGCAGATGGGCAAGCAGTCGAGACACTGGCAGCTTCTGCTGAACCATCAGCCACTGCAACAGCAGCTTCAGTAGACACCGCTGCTGAAGCCACCCAGCCGGAGGAGGGCAGCAATACCTTGGTGACCCTTTTGCCGCTATTGGCGCTGATTGTTATGGCGGGAGCGGGGATTTACTGGTGGAGAATGAGAAGAAGGTAGGCTTGGCGGATAACAAGGCAGCAGCAACCGTGGACTGGGAAATGATGTCCTGGTTGCTGCTTTTTTTTGACTGCATAGTTAATTGATCAATGCTCCCGGGTGTTCATTAAAAGCTGTAAACGCGCAGCCGTTTCTGCAGTAGCTGTATAAATCATCAGCTTCAGATCCGGATGGCCCTGCGGCTGTAAGGTCACATGTTCA
This window encodes:
- a CDS encoding cellulase family glycosylhydrolase, with amino-acid sequence MKLKRSFFITCILLLAVMVTAVPAQAESQEKKSAMQAYVESVGPGWNLGNTFEASRDETSWGNPAVTQAFIGQLAEEGYKSIRIPVTWKHRMGDAPDYVIRQDFMARIQEIVDWSLAADLHVIINLHHDSNWVMNMAAEHDEVLARFNAAWTQIAGHFKNYPDSLMFESLNEPRFSDDWSKDSPEYFTMLDELNVSFHTIVRHSGGNNKQRPLVLSTLTAAPTQARLDALAATITKLKDDRLIATFHYYGYYAFSVNLGGSTTFDTTAREDLIQAFDRAYETFTAKGIPVIVGEFGLLGFDKSLSTVQHGEILKFFEYVTYYAHEKKMPLMLWDNGQHFDRRTFKWIDEELHQVMKQGWKGRSSNAETDSVYILKDAEIKDTAIPLNLNGNTFTALLNQEQVLVKGTDYELDGDHLILKAALLQKLVTQKYGINAVLTARFSAGADWRMDIIYYDTPSMISAQAPEGIYTIPVWFNGDSLATLEAVYTAGGNAGPNDWTPFKEYYKAFYPDYTTGEIKFTDEFWKEVKDGEVQLKLHFRSGAVIPYTITKTGTQIAGVSVEDAEKAAALAAEEADGQAVETLAASAEPSATATAASVDTAAEATQPEEGSNTLVTLLPLLALIVMAGAGIYWWRMRRR